The Sphingobacteriales bacterium genome has a segment encoding these proteins:
- a CDS encoding sigma-54-dependent Fis family transcriptional regulator — MASFRIHLVEDDPWYGQILVHYLGLNPDYDLELFSTGKELLNNLFKKPDLICMDFGLPDISGDKLLKEIVARNKQIPIVVISAQEEISVAVDLLKAGAKDYIIKDDHTKEHLWKSIIHIRENLTLRQEVEELKEQLGQKFSFENTIIGQSEAIKKTFALLQKAVNTNINVSLSGETGTGKEVYAKAIHFNSERRKKPFVAVNMGAIPKELAESELFGHEKGAFTGATHTKIGKFEEAQGGTLFLDEIGELELTLQSKLLRAVQEREIIKVGGNKAVKVDIRLITATHKNLAEEVKAGRFREDLFFRIVGLPIELPPLRQRDNDVIILAKYFIEEYAKNNKTPSLQLSETAKTKLRKYNWPGNVRELKAVIDLACVMAGDIQIKAEDLTFYQIGDNRVYSDEEKTLKDYEVEIITHFLKKYDQNVVQAATRLDIAKSKIYNMLKSGEIKITH; from the coding sequence ATGGCTTCATTTCGAATACATCTTGTGGAAGATGACCCTTGGTATGGACAGATTTTAGTACATTATTTAGGGTTAAATCCTGATTATGACTTAGAATTATTTAGTACGGGCAAAGAGTTACTGAATAACCTGTTCAAAAAACCGGACTTGATTTGTATGGATTTTGGACTGCCCGACATCAGCGGCGACAAACTGCTCAAAGAGATTGTAGCACGCAACAAGCAAATACCGATTGTTGTCATCAGTGCGCAGGAAGAAATCAGTGTGGCAGTGGATTTGCTCAAAGCCGGTGCCAAAGACTACATCATCAAAGATGACCATACCAAAGAGCATCTTTGGAAATCCATCATTCATATCCGCGAAAACCTCACTTTGCGGCAGGAAGTAGAGGAGCTTAAAGAACAATTGGGGCAGAAATTCAGCTTTGAAAATACGATTATCGGGCAAAGCGAAGCAATAAAGAAAACCTTTGCCCTGCTCCAAAAAGCTGTAAATACCAACATCAATGTATCTTTGAGCGGCGAAACAGGTACGGGAAAAGAAGTATATGCCAAAGCCATTCATTTCAACAGCGAAAGAAGAAAAAAGCCTTTTGTCGCCGTTAATATGGGTGCAATACCGAAAGAATTGGCAGAAAGCGAACTCTTTGGGCACGAGAAAGGTGCATTTACCGGAGCTACCCACACCAAAATCGGAAAATTTGAAGAAGCACAGGGTGGAACACTTTTTTTGGACGAAATAGGCGAACTCGAACTCACCCTGCAAAGCAAGCTGTTGCGGGCTGTTCAGGAAAGGGAAATCATCAAAGTAGGCGGCAACAAAGCTGTAAAAGTGGACATACGCCTCATCACCGCCACACACAAAAATCTCGCAGAAGAAGTAAAAGCCGGAAGATTTCGGGAAGATTTGTTTTTCAGGATAGTCGGCTTGCCCATAGAGCTGCCGCCGCTGCGCCAAAGGGATAATGACGTAATTATATTGGCGAAGTATTTTATAGAAGAATACGCAAAAAATAATAAAACCCCATCTTTACAATTGTCGGAAACTGCCAAAACCAAACTCAGAAAATACAATTGGCCCGGCAACGTGCGCGAACTCAAAGCAGTAATAGATTTGGCTTGCGTAATGGCGGGCGATATACAGATAAAAGCCGAAGATTTAACTTTTTACCAAATCGGCGACAACAGAGTTTATAGTGACGAAGAAAAAACGCTAAAAGATTACGAAGTAGAAATTATTACACATTTCTTGAAAAAATACGACCAAAATGTCGTACAGGCAGCCACAAGATTAGATATTGCAAAATCTAAAATTTACAATATGCTGAAAAGTGGAGAAATAAAAATAACACATTAA
- a CDS encoding undecaprenyl/decaprenyl-phosphate alpha-N-acetylglucosaminyl 1-phosphate transferase, with protein MNHTIFFTPFIALILSLVLIPFLRKIALKVHHTDKPNFRKVHTNEVPLIGGIAVYISTILLANAFFSQQGQDADIVKSIFFPASALLFTGVLDDRFDIRASLRLAIQLILAHYIFNVGIRIESFYGFLGIFELEIWQQYLITMLVISGVVNAFNLVDGVDGLAGSLALVAVGVLAFIAYSNNYQNFCVLFLTIGGSLIAFLRFNFSRNQKIFMGDAGSMTLGFIISIASIALLPTTINDSKSTWILTGIVAILIIPVLDALRVFRKRLKAGLSPFHADRTHLHHLILFLGLKHKSITLLLTSATLCIIFIGFLINSWSGITWAIISMILIFYIGTTVLEFHHKIIHWSNKIKEMETKI; from the coding sequence ATGAACCACACTATTTTTTTTACTCCGTTTATCGCACTGATATTGTCGTTGGTGCTGATACCTTTTCTGAGAAAAATTGCTCTAAAAGTTCATCATACCGATAAACCCAATTTTCGCAAAGTGCACACCAACGAAGTGCCGTTGATAGGCGGTATTGCGGTGTATATAAGTACAATTTTATTGGCGAATGCCTTTTTTTCACAACAAGGGCAAGATGCCGACATTGTAAAAAGTATATTTTTTCCCGCCTCTGCTTTGTTATTCACCGGAGTTTTAGACGACCGTTTTGATATAAGAGCGAGCTTGCGGTTAGCGATACAACTGATATTGGCACATTATATATTCAATGTAGGCATTCGCATCGAGTCGTTTTACGGGTTTTTGGGTATTTTTGAATTAGAGATTTGGCAGCAATATCTCATCACGATGCTGGTGATAAGCGGCGTTGTCAATGCTTTTAATTTGGTAGATGGCGTAGATGGTTTGGCAGGTAGTTTGGCGTTGGTAGCAGTCGGTGTATTGGCATTTATTGCATACAGCAACAACTATCAAAATTTTTGTGTTTTGTTTTTAACAATAGGTGGTTCGCTGATAGCATTTTTAAGGTTTAATTTCAGCCGAAACCAAAAAATATTCATGGGCGATGCGGGTTCTATGACTTTGGGCTTTATAATCAGCATTGCGAGCATTGCATTATTACCCACTACTATCAACGACAGCAAATCTACCTGGATACTCACGGGCATTGTTGCTATTTTGATTATTCCGGTTTTAGATGCGTTGCGGGTGTTCAGAAAACGTCTAAAAGCAGGTTTAAGTCCTTTTCATGCCGACAGAACGCATTTGCATCATTTAATTTTATTTTTGGGATTAAAACATAAAAGCATCACTTTGCTTTTAACGAGTGCCACACTTTGTATTATTTTTATTGGTTTTTTGATCAATAGCTGGTCAGGAATAACGTGGGCTATTATCAGTATGATTTTAATTTTTTATATCGGAACTACTGTATTAGAGTTTCATCATAAAATTATTCATTGGAGCAATAAAATTAAAGAAATGGAAACAAAAATATAG
- a CDS encoding DUF1972 domain-containing protein, giving the protein MEKQKQDKTKLAIIGTVGVPSNYGGFETLTEHLIENIADEYDITVYCSGKKYKKPERSSHYKGAKLHYLPLDANGVQSIAYDTIAILHALLFADVLLILGVAGAWILPFVYWFTNKKIIISIDGIEWKREKWNLPAKWYLFWAESMAVKYSHIDISDNEAIQDYTAARYGTVSRIIEYGADHTLQVGITSQDIQQYPFLTNPYAFKVCRIEPENNIHLILEAFAETSTLPLVIVGNWDKSAYGIQLKAAYGHHSNIHIFDPIYDQQRLDVLRSNAALYIHGHSAGGTNPSLVEAMFLGLPILAYGVSYNRVTTEHQALYFRHKEELIQQLQNIYTVKLKSIGTKMQQIAQRRYTWSLIAQKYKILIAESQKVSKKPAVAPEIAALSYEKLLEKGAAHLKTMSIF; this is encoded by the coding sequence ATGGAGAAGCAGAAACAGGATAAAACAAAACTTGCCATTATAGGCACGGTGGGAGTTCCGTCAAATTACGGCGGCTTCGAAACTTTAACGGAACATCTCATTGAAAACATCGCTGACGAATACGACATCACGGTATATTGTTCGGGCAAAAAATATAAAAAACCCGAGCGAAGTTCTCATTATAAAGGCGCAAAACTCCATTATCTTCCGCTTGATGCCAATGGCGTTCAAAGTATTGCCTACGATACCATTGCGATTTTGCACGCTTTGCTGTTTGCTGATGTGTTGTTGATTTTGGGTGTGGCAGGTGCTTGGATATTGCCTTTTGTGTATTGGTTTACCAACAAAAAAATCATCATTTCTATAGATGGTATCGAGTGGAAAAGAGAAAAGTGGAATTTGCCGGCAAAGTGGTATTTATTTTGGGCAGAAAGTATGGCAGTAAAATATTCGCATATTGACATTTCCGACAACGAAGCCATACAAGATTATACAGCCGCACGATACGGCACTGTGAGCAGAATTATAGAATACGGCGCAGACCATACCTTGCAGGTCGGCATTACTTCACAGGATATACAACAATATCCTTTTCTTACCAATCCTTACGCTTTTAAAGTATGCAGGATAGAACCCGAAAACAATATTCATCTCATTTTAGAAGCCTTCGCCGAAACTTCAACGCTTCCTTTAGTGATAGTAGGAAATTGGGATAAGAGTGCATACGGCATACAACTCAAAGCCGCCTACGGGCATCATTCCAACATTCATATTTTTGACCCCATTTATGATCAACAAAGATTAGATGTACTCAGGAGCAACGCTGCTTTGTATATACATGGACACTCTGCGGGAGGTACGAATCCTTCTTTGGTAGAAGCGATGTTTTTGGGGTTGCCGATTTTGGCTTACGGCGTATCCTACAATCGGGTCACTACCGAGCATCAAGCTCTGTATTTTCGCCATAAAGAAGAACTCATACAGCAGCTACAAAATATTTATACCGTAAAACTCAAATCCATCGGAACAAAAATGCAACAAATTGCACAACGGCGATACACTTGGTCGCTTATTGCACAGAAATACAAAATTTTGATAGCCGAATCGCAGAAAGTCAGTAAAAAACCCGCCGTTGCGCCAGAAATAGCTGCTCTTTCTTACGAAAAATTATTAGAAAAAGGTGCAGCACATCTCAAAACAATGTCAATTTTTTAG
- a CDS encoding glycosyltransferase family 4 protein: MWNKITKNDLVYVNTVLPFGAALLGKIKGAKVIYHIHESSVSPAVLKWFLFGMVRFTATEIINVSKYVQQQHNICSVPNRIVYNTIEDSYLEKLLPKKPTEQAQNVLMICSLKVYKGVFEFLQLAKDNPQFYFRLVLNAKQEDINDFFRNCVIPDNLLIYPAQQDVHIFYQWADIIVNLSRPDGWIETFGLTIIEGMAYRLPAVVPPVGGILEVIEEGVSGCSVDSRNRQQLNETLRYILQNNNRYQMMSEAAKKRLELFKEAKMRAVLSYSTLIN, encoded by the coding sequence ATGTGGAATAAAATCACAAAAAACGACCTTGTTTATGTCAATACTGTTTTGCCTTTCGGAGCGGCATTATTAGGAAAAATAAAAGGCGCAAAGGTCATTTATCACATACACGAAAGCAGTGTTAGTCCGGCTGTTTTAAAATGGTTTTTATTTGGAATGGTTCGTTTTACCGCCACCGAAATCATCAACGTATCCAAGTATGTACAGCAGCAACACAACATTTGTTCTGTACCCAATCGTATTGTATATAATACCATTGAAGATAGTTATTTAGAAAAATTACTCCCCAAAAAACCGACAGAGCAAGCACAAAATGTATTAATGATTTGCTCACTTAAAGTTTATAAGGGCGTTTTTGAATTTTTACAACTGGCTAAGGATAATCCGCAGTTTTATTTCCGTTTGGTACTGAATGCAAAACAGGAAGATATTAACGATTTTTTTCGCAATTGCGTCATTCCCGACAATCTTCTGATATATCCCGCCCAACAGGATGTACATATTTTTTATCAGTGGGCTGATATTATCGTCAATTTATCAAGACCCGACGGTTGGATAGAAACTTTTGGGCTTACTATCATTGAAGGAATGGCATATAGGCTGCCGGCTGTTGTGCCTCCGGTGGGGGGTATTCTTGAAGTGATAGAAGAAGGCGTAAGCGGCTGTAGTGTGGACTCCAGAAACCGACAGCAACTCAATGAAACTTTGAGATATATTTTACAAAACAACAATCGCTATCAGATGATGAGCGAGGCAGCCAAAAAGCGGTTGGAATTATTTAAAGAAGCCAAAATGCGTGCAGTTTTATCGTATTCTACTCTGATAAATTGA
- a CDS encoding glycosyltransferase, with protein sequence MLYYLMWQYGVVAFIKKSKLQFDIAHNLNFHNDWTPSFLWKLNKPFVWGPVGHHPLIPAQYLAPYRCSYWLKDRLTWLAKQYFWRFSCSLSRTKKTAAHILCMNSAAPKVLRLKTDYSILPSVATQDFGWKKDHEDEYFTVISAGRFVPLKGFDLSISAFAHLTAQLPREQKNKCRLLLIGSGAEDSFLKKLVKENNIEAMVSFVPWIEREELLQEFKTASVFLFPSHEGAGMVVAEALSFGLPVVCLDNEGPGEFINSECGIAVAQQKTYTDTVVALSAALQYLFENPQHRNDLRKAARQRFERFFHWDRRGEHLQKIYAAI encoded by the coding sequence ATGTTGTATTACTTGATGTGGCAATACGGCGTGGTGGCATTTATCAAAAAATCAAAGTTGCAATTTGATATTGCGCATAATCTTAATTTTCACAACGACTGGACACCTTCTTTTTTATGGAAACTGAACAAACCTTTTGTATGGGGTCCTGTGGGGCATCATCCTCTTATTCCGGCACAGTATCTTGCTCCCTATCGGTGCAGCTATTGGCTGAAAGACCGCCTGACGTGGTTGGCAAAACAATATTTTTGGAGGTTTTCTTGTAGCCTTTCACGCACCAAAAAAACGGCAGCACATATTTTGTGTATGAACAGTGCCGCCCCAAAAGTACTGCGCCTCAAAACCGACTATTCAATCCTGCCATCGGTGGCTACACAGGACTTCGGGTGGAAAAAAGACCACGAAGACGAATATTTTACCGTCATTTCTGCGGGCAGATTTGTACCCTTAAAAGGCTTTGACCTCAGCATTTCGGCATTTGCCCACCTGACAGCGCAACTACCCCGCGAACAAAAAAACAAGTGCCGGCTTTTGCTCATCGGCAGTGGTGCAGAAGATTCTTTTTTGAAAAAATTGGTCAAAGAGAACAATATAGAAGCTATGGTTTCTTTTGTTCCTTGGATAGAAAGGGAGGAACTGCTGCAAGAATTTAAAACAGCATCGGTATTTTTATTTCCCTCACACGAAGGTGCAGGTATGGTAGTGGCAGAAGCACTATCTTTCGGCTTGCCTGTGGTATGCCTTGACAACGAAGGTCCCGGCGAATTTATCAACTCCGAATGTGGCATTGCCGTTGCACAACAAAAAACATATACCGACACCGTTGTTGCTTTATCTGCTGCCCTGCAATATTTATTTGAGAACCCCCAACACCGCAACGACCTGCGCAAGGCGGCACGACAAAGATTTGAAAGATTTTTTCACTGGGACAGACGCGGCGAACACTTACAAAAAATATATGCAGCAATATGA
- a CDS encoding acyltransferase has translation MRSIIEHIVRWRNPQFSLHPSVNTIAIISFATTNFWSLVRGLRWFFYGKNPQMCLLGKNVQWFNAPKIKFGKYLKLGDQVYIGALGKEGIIIGDNTGIGAYSRVVVSTSLSCPGEFIKIGNNVGIGEFAYLGGGGGLEIGDECIIGQYFSCHPENHNSQDLSQSIRHQGISRKGIKIEKNCWIGSKVTILDGVVIGEGSIIAAGAVVTASFPAYSVIGGVPAKLLKSR, from the coding sequence ATGCGCAGCATCATTGAGCATATCGTCCGTTGGCGGAATCCGCAATTCAGCCTGCACCCTTCGGTGAACACCATCGCTATTATTTCATTTGCAACGACAAATTTTTGGAGTTTGGTGCGCGGTCTGAGGTGGTTTTTTTATGGTAAAAATCCTCAAATGTGCTTGTTGGGTAAAAATGTGCAATGGTTCAATGCGCCAAAAATAAAATTCGGAAAATACCTGAAACTCGGCGACCAAGTTTATATCGGTGCTTTGGGCAAAGAAGGCATAATCATCGGCGACAATACAGGAATTGGTGCTTATAGCAGGGTCGTAGTTTCTACGTCATTGAGTTGTCCGGGCGAGTTTATCAAAATCGGCAACAATGTAGGTATCGGCGAATTTGCTTATTTGGGCGGCGGCGGCGGTCTTGAAATCGGTGATGAATGTATCATCGGTCAATACTTTAGTTGTCACCCCGAAAACCATAACAGCCAAGACCTCTCCCAATCTATTCGTCATCAGGGTATTAGCAGAAAAGGTATAAAAATTGAAAAAAATTGCTGGATAGGCAGTAAAGTTACCATTTTAGACGGTGTAGTGATCGGCGAAGGTAGCATAATCGCCGCCGGTGCGGTAGTTACGGCTTCGTTTCCTGCCTACTCCGTCATCGGGGGTGTTCCCGCTAAACTTCTAAAGTCCAGATAA
- a CDS encoding FAD-dependent oxidoreductase, giving the protein MSKNAASYRFLPTSVLGNPLKKQATLIVGGGISGLLLAYHLRKKGVAVKIMEANERVGGLLNTLHTPQGLIETAANGILWSPALQALCDDLKVSLLPPNLQQKKRYIVRGGHLQRFPLSVGETAAALWNFIAPHREKPQTMEQFGSTFLGMGALRYLLEPAFGGIYAATAQELSFPLVLPSFAKALNEHRSLAWGLWQQRDKQQQKPPTSGTWGFKGGMGEWVQALYEHLKNDINLNAPVGDIPVSNREQIVLCTPAPAAANLLKNSSAAALLEQVQYASIVSITLFYPLAALPRYKGGFGCLAARSEGLNTLGILFNSSIFEQRTRSSDMVSLTCIFRDMDGTLAAASDAALVQRAEADITAVLGATQPSEAAYLTRWQHGIPIYSPTLYEQLPKLSAALAKETPSLRLFGNYTGHIAIRNLCEQAAQVEL; this is encoded by the coding sequence ATGTCCAAAAACGCTGCAAGTTACCGATTTTTGCCTACATCTGTATTAGGAAATCCACTAAAAAAACAAGCCACTTTGATTGTAGGGGGTGGTATTTCGGGGTTGTTGCTGGCGTATCATCTGCGAAAAAAAGGGGTGGCAGTAAAAATTATGGAGGCAAATGAGCGTGTGGGCGGTTTGCTCAATACGCTGCACACGCCACAGGGTTTGATAGAAACCGCCGCCAACGGCATTTTGTGGAGTCCGGCACTACAAGCCCTTTGCGATGATTTGAAAGTGTCGTTGTTGCCGCCCAATCTTCAACAAAAAAAACGCTATATCGTGCGAGGCGGGCATTTGCAACGTTTTCCTTTGTCGGTGGGCGAAACGGCAGCAGCTCTGTGGAATTTTATCGCGCCTCACCGCGAAAAGCCGCAGACGATGGAGCAGTTCGGGAGTACTTTTTTGGGAATGGGCGCATTGCGGTATCTGTTAGAGCCTGCTTTTGGCGGTATTTATGCAGCTACGGCGCAGGAGTTGAGTTTTCCGTTGGTGCTGCCCTCTTTTGCCAAAGCACTCAATGAGCATCGCTCTTTGGCGTGGGGGCTGTGGCAACAACGCGACAAACAGCAGCAAAAACCGCCGACTTCTGGTACTTGGGGTTTTAAAGGCGGAATGGGCGAATGGGTGCAAGCCTTGTACGAGCATTTGAAAAATGATATAAATCTCAATGCTCCTGTCGGAGATATTCCGGTGAGCAATCGGGAGCAAATAGTGCTGTGTACGCCTGCACCGGCGGCGGCGAATTTACTCAAAAACAGCAGTGCGGCGGCTCTGTTGGAGCAGGTGCAATATGCTTCTATTGTCAGCATTACTTTGTTTTATCCTTTGGCGGCACTGCCGCGCTACAAGGGCGGTTTTGGGTGTTTGGCGGCACGCAGCGAAGGGCTGAACACCTTGGGCATTTTGTTCAACAGCAGTATTTTTGAGCAACGCACCCGAAGCAGCGATATGGTGAGTTTGACGTGTATTTTCAGAGATATGGACGGCACTTTAGCGGCTGCCTCCGATGCCGCTCTGGTACAACGCGCCGAAGCCGACATCACCGCCGTGCTGGGTGCAACACAGCCTTCGGAAGCGGCATACCTCACGCGCTGGCAACACGGCATTCCGATTTACTCACCGACTTTGTATGAGCAGCTGCCGAAGTTGTCGGCGGCACTGGCAAAGGAAACACCCTCGCTGCGCTTATTCGGAAATTATACCGGACACATCGCTATTCGCAATCTCTGTGAGCAAGCGGCACAGGTGGAGTTATAA
- the hemH gene encoding ferrochelatase codes for MNREKIGILLVNLGTPDGYDIGSVKRYLIEFLTDGRVIDIPWLSRQLLVRGVIVPFRASNSAKSYQEIWTENGSPLLYYGLRLKEKLQNYYQQYIKDGREYIVELGMRYQNPSLESALLELRRRRVKKIVVVPLFPQYASATGGSVHEKVMSIVRTWWEVPDIQFVNSFYDDAGMVACFAANAEQHHIDSYDHILFSFHGLPQRQLLKGDDCNHCLQTPDCCAVLSEKNHFCYSAQCYATARTLAQKLQLPEKKYTVCFQSRLGKDPWLQPYTSEIIENLAKKGNKKLLVLCPAFVADCLETIFEIQTEYDHEFKAAGGEKVQLVESLNDQDAWVAALQQIIAKQLPLV; via the coding sequence ATGAATAGAGAAAAAATAGGTATTCTTTTAGTAAATTTGGGTACACCGGACGGTTATGATATAGGTTCTGTCAAGCGTTATCTTATTGAATTTCTTACCGATGGACGTGTAATTGATATACCTTGGTTGTCGCGACAATTGTTGGTACGCGGCGTGATAGTACCTTTTCGCGCTTCCAATTCTGCTAAATCATATCAAGAAATTTGGACTGAAAACGGCTCGCCGCTTTTATACTATGGGCTGCGGCTGAAAGAGAAATTGCAAAATTATTATCAACAATACATCAAAGACGGGCGCGAATATATTGTAGAACTCGGTATGCGTTATCAAAATCCTTCGCTTGAAAGTGCTTTGTTGGAATTGCGCCGCCGCCGTGTAAAAAAAATAGTGGTTGTGCCGCTTTTTCCTCAATATGCTTCGGCTACTGGCGGTTCAGTGCACGAAAAAGTAATGAGCATTGTGCGCACTTGGTGGGAAGTACCCGACATACAGTTCGTCAATAGTTTTTATGATGATGCAGGTATGGTAGCTTGCTTTGCCGCCAATGCCGAGCAGCACCACATTGACAGCTACGACCATATTTTATTCAGTTTTCACGGCTTGCCCCAACGCCAGCTCCTCAAAGGAGACGACTGCAACCATTGTCTGCAAACACCCGACTGTTGCGCCGTTTTGAGCGAAAAAAACCATTTTTGTTACAGTGCCCAATGCTATGCCACCGCGCGTACCCTTGCCCAAAAATTACAATTACCCGAAAAAAAATACACGGTTTGTTTCCAGTCGCGCTTGGGCAAAGACCCTTGGCTACAGCCCTACACTTCGGAAATAATAGAAAATCTGGCAAAAAAAGGCAACAAAAAATTGTTGGTGCTGTGTCCGGCTTTTGTAGCAGATTGTTTGGAAACCATTTTTGAAATACAGACCGAATACGACCACGAATTTAAGGCGGCAGGCGGCGAAAAAGTGCAATTGGTGGAGAGCCTCAACGACCAAGATGCTTGGGTGGCGGCTCTGCAACAAATTATTGCCAAGCAATTACCACTTGTTTAA
- the nth gene encoding endonuclease III, producing the protein MKNKSKINFIRDTLDQLYPQPPIPLQHHDAFTLLVAVVLSAQCTDERVNRVTPALFALAPTPSAMAQLPVEQIREIIYPCGLSPAKSKHIAALSQIIVTEHGGNVPHTFAALEALPGVGHKTASVVMSQAFGVPAFPVDTHIHRLAWRWELSNGKNVEQTEKDLKVAFPENLWNKLHLQMIYFGRAYCPARAHQPQQCPICRVVGRKELFE; encoded by the coding sequence ATGAAAAACAAATCAAAAATCAATTTTATTAGGGATACTTTAGACCAACTGTATCCTCAACCGCCTATACCTTTGCAACATCACGATGCTTTTACACTATTGGTGGCGGTGGTGCTGTCGGCACAATGTACTGACGAGCGCGTTAATCGTGTAACCCCTGCTTTGTTTGCCCTCGCTCCTACCCCTTCTGCTATGGCGCAGCTTCCTGTGGAGCAAATTCGTGAAATTATTTATCCCTGCGGCTTATCGCCCGCCAAATCCAAACATATCGCTGCCCTTTCGCAGATAATCGTCACTGAACACGGCGGCAATGTACCTCATACTTTTGCGGCACTCGAAGCATTGCCCGGTGTAGGACACAAAACGGCATCGGTGGTAATGTCGCAGGCTTTTGGTGTGCCTGCTTTTCCGGTAGATACCCACATTCATCGTTTAGCGTGGCGATGGGAATTGAGCAACGGCAAAAATGTAGAACAAACCGAAAAGGATTTGAAAGTAGCATTTCCCGAAAATCTGTGGAACAAACTCCATTTACAGATGATTTATTTCGGGCGTGCCTATTGTCCCGCCCGCGCACATCAACCCCAACAATGTCCCATCTGTCGGGTAGTAGGTCGCAAAGAATTATTTGAATAA